The genomic stretch CCTGGAGAGGGAGCTGCTCCGCTATGAAGAGGCGTACGCCGCCAGGAGACATCTCTTGATCGTTCAGAAGGATACCCTGAAGACTCTTGTCCTTCAGGGGATGATCTCCGAGGAGGCCGCGGGTGAGCTGACCAGAAGGCTGGACGCGGAGCTCCATCTCTTGGAGGAGCAGGAGGAAGAGCGGCTTCAGGAGGAATCGTAACATATCTTGATAAGGGGAATGATACGTATACAAAAGGATGCGGCGGCACATCGGCCGCCGCACTCTTTCATTTTATATAGTCGCGCACAGGCATCGTTCAAACGACGTCGTATCCCGCATCACCCGTCGTATTCTTCCTTCATCCTGTATTTCATCACCTTGCCGCTGGGGTTCCTGGGGAGAACATCCAAAAAGTAGATCACCTTGGGCCGCTTGTAGCCCGGGAGCTTTTCCTTGGCGTACGCCATCAGCTCGTCTTCCGTCACTTTCTCTCCGGGATGGCGAACCACGGCGGCATGGATTTTTTCTCCCCACGTTTCGTCCGGCAGGCCGAATACCGCCGCCTCCTGTACCTGTGGGTGAGAGATGAGGGCGTCTTCCACCTCTTTCGCGAAAACGTTCTCCCCGCCGGTCTTGATCATATCCTTGCGCCGATCCACGAAGTAGATAAATTGATCCTTGTCCTGCCGGACAATATCGCCCGTATGGAGCCAGCCGTCTTTGAACGTCTCCTTCGTCTCGTCGTCCCGCTTGTAATAGCCGGAGATCACCGACGGACCCCGAAGAATCAGCTCTCCCGGTTGACCCGTTTTCACGTCGTTCCCGCCGTCGTCCACGATACGGTAGTCAAGCACAGTATTGACGACACCGATGGATCCCTCTTTGTCGAACATGTGATCGGTGGGGAGGACCGTGGCGTTGCCGCCGCTGGATTCGGTCAGGCCGTAGGAGTAGAAGAGGGAGGCCTTGGGCATGTATTTCTGCACTTCCAATTTTAAATCGTTGGGGAATGTGGCCGCGGCGGTGACGAACGTCTTGACGTGGGTGACGTCATAGACGATTGCCTCGGGCACGCCCATTATCCAGTTAAAGAGAAAGGGCGGCACCACCATCGCCACCGTCACCTTTTCTTCTGAGAGGTTTTTCATGTACTGAACCGGGTCAAACCGGTGTTGGAGGACCACCTTGGCCCCTGCGGCCATGAGGGAGTTGAGACAGTTATTTATGATGACATGAAACAGCGGCAATACCTGAAGGCCGGTATCGTCGCTGGTGATTTTTAGGGCTTCGATGGTGGTGTAGACCGCCCACAGGGAGTTGGCGTGGGTGAGCATTGCCAGCTTGCTCGTACCGGTGGTCCCCCCGGTGCAGAGAAATATATACAGATCGTCCGGGAGCACGTCGACGTTGGGTTCTTTGGGTTTTCCCTTTTTGAGGAACTTCTCGTAATCGGCGGCGAAATTCGCCTTTTTACCGCCGATCTGGATGTAGGTGTCAACCTTTCCCAGTTGCTCCTTGAACCCCTTGACCATCTCCGTGAAATCATGATGAAACAGCAGCGCCTTTGCATCGGACAGGTCGATGAGATGGGCGATGTCCGGGGCCAGGAGCCGTGTTTTCACCGGAAAGTATACCACACCTATCTTGGCCAGGGCGTAATTCGTCTCCACCATCGCCGGGACGTTCTCGGAGAGCATGGCCACCTTGTCTCCCTTCTTGAGCCCCAGTGAAAGGAAGGCATCAGCCAGTCGGTTGACCCGGTCGTTGAGGTCCTTCCAGGTCAAGCGGGTGTCTTCGAATATAAGGGCCTCCTTGTCAGGATATCGGACAGCATTTCGAGCAACAATATTACCGATGGTCATGATCTCCTCCTTCTCAGCAATGGAAATATATGGATTTTAATATATACTTTTTATCATATGTCTTTCGCCTTTCGCAAGCGTTTTACTGTTGTGCCGGAAAGTGAGTTGTATTATAATCGCAGCTTTTGGCGCTCGTTGCCTGTGGGAAGCGGTTGGTAGCAATGACGTTTCAGCGATCCGAAATACGAAAGGGGATGATCGACGCCCTTCCCATCATGGTGTCGGTCTTTCCCTTCGGGCTGGTGTACGGCGTTCTGGCCGTCAAGAGCGGTCTGACGGCGCTCGAGGCGCTGCTCTCGAGCCTTATCGTGCTGGCGGGTGCCTCCCAGTTTATCTCTTTGCCCATGTTCGCCGCGGGCGTCAGCCCCTGGATGATCATCGGGACCGTCTTCGTCGTCAATATCCGCCACTTCATCATGGGTGCGGCGATCTCCGGCAGGATGAAAGAACCGGAGGTGTTCCCTCGGCTCATCGCCTCGTATTTTCTCGTCGATGAGACATTTGCCCTGGCCTCCGCCGTCTGGGATACCGATCGGACCGACTCGGTTCGGGACTACCTGATCGGCTGCGGCATCGTCGGCGGCACATCATGGCTCGTCTCGACGCTTGTGGGCGCCGTGTTCGGAAACCTCCTGGGCGACCCTACAAGGCTCGGGCTCGATTTCGCCGTGGCCGCGGCGTTTATCGGGCTGATGATACCCCAGATCAAGGGAAAGCCGGAGATCGTGGTGGTTCTCTGGTCCGCGATGTTTTCGGTGTTCTTTTTTCTGTTTATCCCCGGGAACTGGTATATCCTCCTGGGATCGGTCCTCGGGGCGGTTACCGGGGCGTTGGTGACACACGATGCGGATTGAGATTCTCCTGACGCTTTTAGGCATGGGGGCGGTGACATACCTGACCCGGGTGCTGTTTATCGTCTTTCTGGATGATGAAAAGCTCTCGCCCTTTGTGAAGCGATGCCTCAGGTTCGTGCCGGTGGCGGTGCTCACCTCCATCACCATCCCGCTGGTGGCGGCTCCCGGTGGAACATTCTCTCCCACCTGGAATAATCCCTACTTCTTGGCCGGTTTTCTGACGGCGGGGTTGGCGGCGGTGACGAGAAACCTCGTCGTCACGGTCGTGGGCGGCATCGGCTTCATTCTGCTTCTGAAAACAGTGATTCTGTAAAAAAAATCCTCACCCGAGGCGTCCCGCCGTGTCAAGGAGCAGGGCGAAGACGACGAGGTCCGCGAAGATGTGCACCGCGATCGGAAGCAGGAGACCGCCGGCGACGTATCGAACAAATCCCATCATCAGGCCGTAGACGATCCCCAGGATAATCCCCACGATACCGTTCGGCACGCCCCACCAGTGGGCGACGCCGAATATCAAGGCCTGGACGATCAGTGCCGTCTGCCAGCGGTGGGTGACGGCGTGAAGACCCTCCCACAGGATACCCCGGTAGATGCACTCTTCTGTCAGGGCATTCACCAGCGAAAAGGCGAGGCCTGTGGCAAGGAGCGCGATGCCCGAGGAGGGAGGGAGGAATGCTGTGAACTCGGAGATGTCCGGGTTGCAGAGACGGTACCAGAGGACCAGGGAGACGCAGCTGACGGCGATGATTACACCCCCGACGGCGATACCCCGTGGGGTGATGCGCCCCCGACGAAGCCACAGGGATCCCGACCGCAGAGGCTCAAAGACGAGACATATCGTGATAAAAACGAGCAGGGGGAAAAACAGCATCAGGCCCAGGGAATAAAAGGGGAGGATGCGGGTGAGATGGGCGAGGATGAAAAACAGGACGTATGTGGCTGGTGCGGGCATGTCGAGCTGGAGGATCATCCACCCGGATAGAAACAGCAGCACGAGGCTTATCGTCGACATGAGGCCCTGGGTCGGGAGGAGCAGCCCGGCCGCGGCGGCACAGATGAACGCCGCAAGCCCGATCGCCGTTTCACGGCCGCTGTGTGTTTCGGTTGTCGTCTCGCTATCCGTCATCGGAGGCATGATATCACAATACCTGACGGTTGTGGGGTTTCTTTTGTATCATATCGGAATATATCACGGGGATCGGTCAGATGAGGAGGTGAAGGGAGGGCGGTTCTCTTGTTTCGAAGCGATGTTCGTTTGGATGCGGTGATGGAGATCGGCCGGAACGGGGATCACACGAGGCGGTGTTTTGCTCCCGGGCGGGGCCGCTCGATGGGGCGGGTCAGATCCGATCGGGCCTGTGTCCCTTTATTATTGCCGTTACAAGCGCTCCAGGGAGTGGAGGACGAGCACGAGGAT from Candidatus Zymogenaceae bacterium encodes the following:
- a CDS encoding AMP-binding protein — its product is MTIGNIVARNAVRYPDKEALIFEDTRLTWKDLNDRVNRLADAFLSLGLKKGDKVAMLSENVPAMVETNYALAKIGVVYFPVKTRLLAPDIAHLIDLSDAKALLFHHDFTEMVKGFKEQLGKVDTYIQIGGKKANFAADYEKFLKKGKPKEPNVDVLPDDLYIFLCTGGTTGTSKLAMLTHANSLWAVYTTIEALKITSDDTGLQVLPLFHVIINNCLNSLMAAGAKVVLQHRFDPVQYMKNLSEEKVTVAMVVPPFLFNWIMGVPEAIVYDVTHVKTFVTAAATFPNDLKLEVQKYMPKASLFYSYGLTESSGGNATVLPTDHMFDKEGSIGVVNTVLDYRIVDDGGNDVKTGQPGELILRGPSVISGYYKRDDETKETFKDGWLHTGDIVRQDKDQFIYFVDRRKDMIKTGGENVFAKEVEDALISHPQVQEAAVFGLPDETWGEKIHAAVVRHPGEKVTEDELMAYAKEKLPGYKRPKVIYFLDVLPRNPSGKVMKYRMKEEYDG
- a CDS encoding AzlC family ABC transporter permease; the encoded protein is MTFQRSEIRKGMIDALPIMVSVFPFGLVYGVLAVKSGLTALEALLSSLIVLAGASQFISLPMFAAGVSPWMIIGTVFVVNIRHFIMGAAISGRMKEPEVFPRLIASYFLVDETFALASAVWDTDRTDSVRDYLIGCGIVGGTSWLVSTLVGAVFGNLLGDPTRLGLDFAVAAAFIGLMIPQIKGKPEIVVVLWSAMFSVFFFLFIPGNWYILLGSVLGAVTGALVTHDAD
- a CDS encoding AzlD domain-containing protein, with product MRIEILLTLLGMGAVTYLTRVLFIVFLDDEKLSPFVKRCLRFVPVAVLTSITIPLVAAPGGTFSPTWNNPYFLAGFLTAGLAAVTRNLVVTVVGGIGFILLLKTVIL
- a CDS encoding CPBP family intramembrane metalloprotease, yielding MPPMTDSETTTETHSGRETAIGLAAFICAAAAGLLLPTQGLMSTISLVLLFLSGWMILQLDMPAPATYVLFFILAHLTRILPFYSLGLMLFFPLLVFITICLVFEPLRSGSLWLRRGRITPRGIAVGGVIIAVSCVSLVLWYRLCNPDISEFTAFLPPSSGIALLATGLAFSLVNALTEECIYRGILWEGLHAVTHRWQTALIVQALIFGVAHWWGVPNGIVGIILGIVYGLMMGFVRYVAGGLLLPIAVHIFADLVVFALLLDTAGRLG